The following coding sequences lie in one Glycine max cultivar Williams 82 chromosome 19, Glycine_max_v4.0, whole genome shotgun sequence genomic window:
- the LOC102670482 gene encoding uncharacterized protein, with amino-acid sequence MLTKKNRYIYSDRIMVEGNCSAVIQCILPPKHKDPKFVTISCSIGEVAIGKAFIDLGASINLMPLSMCWRLGEIEIIPSRMTLQLVDRSIARPYGVIEDALVKVKHLIFPADFVVIDIEEDADIPLILGHPFMSTASCVVDMGKKMLQMGIADPKISFDLFHEDKKPPDRNVCFKVHVMEERRPENKVLVVGTLLDPG; translated from the coding sequence CAGTGACAGAATTATGGTGGAAGGCAATTGTAGTGCTGTGATTCAATGcattcttccacctaagcacaaagatcctaaATTTGTCACGATATCGTGTTCCATTGGTGAGGTTGCTATAGGAAAAGCTttcatagacttgggagctagtatcaactTAATGCCTCTCTCTATGTGCTGGCgacttggagagatagagataatacCTTCACGCATGACCCTCCAGTTAGTTGATCGCTCCATCGCAAGACcatatggagtgattgaagatgCTTTGGTGAAGGTGAAACACCTTATATTCCCAGCTGATTTCGTTGTGATAGACATAGAAGAGGATGCTGatattcctctcattcttggtCACCCATTCATGTCTACTGCAAGCTGTGTAGTAGATATGGGAAAGAAGATGTTGCAAATGGGCATAGCAGATCCGAAAATCAGCTTTGATCTATTTCATGAAGATAAAAAACCACCTGACCGAAATGTCTGTTTTAAAGttcatgtgatggaggaaagaAGACCTGAGAATAAGGTCCTTGTAGTGGGAACATTATTGGATCCTGGATAA